In a single window of the Euleptes europaea isolate rEulEur1 chromosome 4, rEulEur1.hap1, whole genome shotgun sequence genome:
- the PPP1R3B gene encoding protein phosphatase 1 regulatory subunit 3B, whose product MPQMRVRFGSSRFWVSGILDSTPSKPTMAVDVAMQLYLRSPSFRRDSFAYKTAPKPKKPLRPCIHLNSAVELNDLEAEVKNLPSAKAKKRVTFADNRGLALTMVKVFSKFDDPLDIPFNITELIDSIVGLTAADKDDFVLDFLQPSADYLDFRNRLQADYVCLENCMLKDKAITGTVKVRNLAFEKAVKIRMTFDTWKTFTDYPCQYVKDTYAGSDKDTFSFEITLPEKVPPHERMEFAVCYESDGKVYWDSNKGLNYRIVRSELKSAREISPTEGESGFGIAFDQFGSPRCSYGLFPEWPSYSGYEKLGPYY is encoded by the exons ATGCCGCAGATGAGAGTGAGATTTGGCTCCAGCCGCTTCTGGGTTTCAGG AATACTGGACTCCACTCCTTCCAAGCCCACAATGGCCGTGGACGTCGCGATGCAGTTGTACCTGCGCTCGCCCTCTTTCCGAAGGGACAGTTTTGCTTACAAAACGGCTCCGAAGCCCAAGAAGCCTTTGCGGCCTTGCATCCATTTGAACAGCGCCGTGGAATTAAATGACCTGGAGGCCGAGGTGAAAAATCTACCGAGCGCCAAAGCGAAAAAGCGGGTGACCTTTGCCGACAACAGGGGCTTGGCTCTGACGATGGTGAAAGTCTTCTCCAAGTTCGACGACCCGTTGGATATTCCATTTAACATCACGGAACTCATCGACAGCATCGTGGGCCTGACGGCAGCGGACAAGGACGATTTTGTCTTGGATTTCCTACAGCCTTCTGCCGACTATTTGGACTTCCGGAATCGCCTCCAGGCGGACTACGTCTGCCTGGAGAACTGCATGTTGAAAGATAAAGCCATCACCGGCACCGTGAAAGTCAGGAATCTTGCGTTCGAGAAGGCCGTGAAGATCCGGATGACATTCGATACCTGGAAAACCTTCACGGACTATCCGTGCCAATATGTCAAAGACACGTACGCCGGTTCAGATAAGGATACCTTCTCTTTTGAGATCACCTTGCCAGAGAAAGTTCCACCCCACGAAAGGATGGAGTTTGCTGTGTGTTACGAAAGCGACGGAAAGGTGTATTGGGATAGCAACAAAGGCCTGAATTACAGGATCGTAAGGTCCGAACTCAAATCCGCTCGGGAGATTTCCCCCACTGAGGGCGAATCTGGTTTCGGGATTGCCTTTGACCAGTTTGGAAGCCCGAGGTGTTCCTACGGCTTATTTCCCGAATGGCCGAGTTATTCGGGGTACGAGAAACTTGGGCCTTATTATTGA